The Peribacillus sp. FSL P2-0133 genome has a segment encoding these proteins:
- a CDS encoding CGNR zinc finger domain-containing protein: MSETNKFPLISGNLSLDLVNTELVSRGQRQDLLLSERDVLDWLAVIEWKNSYWDNQLSLKINERIQQVFVGILEMRTILRKQFELIADGYMIPDEFIAFLENKIQKSPFTYKLMDQKLVPIPVGEAEDILLSYIAFDTLTLIVENKLSSLKRCSNDDCVLLFIDESGRRKWCSMKICGNRKKVARFQHRKSDDQ, translated from the coding sequence ATGTCTGAAACTAATAAATTTCCACTTATATCAGGTAATCTTTCTCTGGATTTAGTGAATACGGAACTAGTCAGTCGTGGTCAACGGCAAGACTTATTACTATCAGAACGGGATGTGTTGGACTGGCTTGCTGTAATAGAATGGAAAAATTCATATTGGGATAATCAGCTATCCTTGAAAATCAACGAGAGAATTCAACAGGTATTTGTAGGTATTCTAGAAATGCGTACTATTTTAAGAAAACAATTTGAGTTAATAGCAGATGGATATATGATTCCTGATGAGTTTATCGCTTTTTTAGAAAATAAAATACAAAAGTCACCTTTCACTTATAAATTAATGGATCAAAAGCTGGTTCCCATACCTGTTGGAGAAGCGGAAGATATCCTGCTATCTTATATTGCTTTTGACACATTAACATTAATCGTAGAAAATAAGCTGTCATCACTAAAGCGATGCTCGAATGATGATTGCGTCCTGTTATTTATCGATGAAAGCGGAAGACGCAAGTGGTGTTCAATGAAAATATGCGGGAATAGAAAAAAGGTAGCCAGATTTCAACACCGGAAATCAGATGATCAATGA
- a CDS encoding HPP family protein, whose translation MDRISIARPKEKRFFHIHYFSKMKGKGRSPLQINVKDAITGLIGGFLTIFALILLTKMTSAVWLMAPFGASCVLAFGLWNAPLSQPRNIIGGHFVSTFVGLASYHFFGDEPWAIGLAVGLAIAVMMLTKTTHPPAGADPLVVMLGHYSWSYLFTPVLIGSVIIVFLALLINNLRSNRNYPTFWI comes from the coding sequence TTGGACCGTATATCAATAGCGAGGCCTAAAGAAAAACGCTTTTTTCATATTCATTATTTTTCGAAGATGAAGGGAAAAGGAAGAAGCCCTTTACAGATAAATGTAAAGGACGCAATAACGGGACTGATTGGAGGATTTTTAACCATTTTCGCTTTAATTCTTTTAACAAAAATGACATCTGCAGTGTGGTTAATGGCTCCATTTGGTGCCAGTTGTGTACTGGCATTCGGGCTATGGAACGCGCCGTTATCACAGCCACGGAATATTATTGGCGGCCATTTTGTTTCAACATTCGTAGGTTTAGCTTCCTATCATTTTTTTGGCGATGAGCCTTGGGCAATCGGCTTAGCTGTCGGATTAGCAATTGCCGTGATGATGCTGACAAAAACGACGCACCCACCAGCAGGGGCAGACCCACTTGTTGTTATGCTTGGTCATTATAGCTGGAGCTATTTATTTACGCCTGTGTTAATTGGTTCCGTGATAATCGTTTTCCTTGCACTGTTAATTAATAATTTGCGCAGCAATCGGAACTATCCAACTTTTTGGATTTGA